In Rhodanobacter humi, the following are encoded in one genomic region:
- a CDS encoding ABC transporter permease: MFGYYLDLALHSLKRNKALTALMVLAIALGIGASMTTLTVLHVLSGDPLPGRSGTLYYPQIDPRDNGGLLPGKEPPEQLTYIDGLNLLHAKRADRQALMTGGAVPIQPDSAELDPFYVEARYTTADFFPMFGTRFRYGQGWNAADDEAKAREVVINSELNERLFGGANSVGRTLRIGDTTFRIAGVLDDWAPSPHFYDLNTGSYGYAEQVFMPLLTALDLHMDHNGSTDCWGNGAGGAGHIYPAASCVWMQFWVQLDTPAKAAEYQEFLIHYSEQQKALGRFVKAPNVRLRNVMQWLSYEMVVPDDVRLQTGLAFGFLLVCLVNTVGLMLAKFLRGAGELGVRRALGASKRALFAQLLVESGVVGLVGGIGGLLLALLGLWVVRHRPSDYAALAHLDPTMLFTTFLLAVGASLLAGLLPAWRACQIAPALQLKSN; the protein is encoded by the coding sequence ATGTTCGGCTATTACCTCGATCTCGCCTTGCACAGCCTGAAGCGCAACAAGGCGCTCACCGCCCTGATGGTGCTGGCGATCGCGCTGGGCATCGGTGCGTCGATGACCACGCTCACCGTGCTGCACGTGCTGTCCGGCGACCCGCTGCCGGGGCGCAGCGGCACGCTGTATTACCCGCAGATCGATCCGCGCGACAACGGCGGCTTGCTGCCGGGCAAGGAGCCGCCGGAGCAGCTCACTTACATCGACGGCCTCAACCTGCTGCATGCGAAGCGGGCGGATCGCCAGGCGCTGATGACCGGCGGTGCGGTGCCGATCCAGCCCGACTCGGCCGAGCTCGATCCGTTCTACGTGGAGGCGCGCTACACCACCGCCGACTTCTTCCCGATGTTCGGCACGCGCTTCCGCTACGGCCAGGGCTGGAACGCGGCGGACGACGAGGCGAAGGCGCGCGAAGTGGTGATCAACAGCGAGCTGAACGAACGCCTGTTCGGGGGCGCCAACAGCGTGGGTCGCACGCTGCGCATCGGGGACACCACGTTCCGCATCGCGGGCGTGCTCGACGACTGGGCGCCCAGTCCGCACTTCTACGATCTCAACACCGGTTCGTACGGCTACGCGGAACAAGTGTTCATGCCGCTGCTGACCGCGCTGGACCTGCACATGGATCACAACGGTTCCACCGACTGCTGGGGCAACGGCGCTGGCGGCGCGGGCCATATCTATCCGGCGGCAAGTTGCGTGTGGATGCAGTTCTGGGTGCAGCTGGATACCCCGGCCAAGGCGGCTGAGTACCAGGAATTCCTGATCCATTACTCGGAGCAGCAGAAGGCGCTGGGGCGTTTCGTGAAGGCGCCGAACGTGCGCCTGCGCAACGTGATGCAGTGGCTTTCCTACGAAATGGTGGTGCCCGACGACGTGCGCCTGCAGACCGGGCTGGCGTTCGGCTTCCTGCTGGTGTGCCTGGTCAACACGGTGGGCCTGATGCTGGCGAAGTTCCTGCGTGGCGCGGGCGAGCTGGGCGTGCGCCGTGCGCTGGGCGCGTCGAAGCGGGCGCTGTTCGCGCAGTTGCTGGTCGAGTCCGGGGTGGTGGGCCTGGTGGGCGGCATCGGGGGGCTGCTGCTGGCCCTGCTGGGCCTGTGGGTGGTGCGGCACCGCCCTTCGGACTACGCCGCGCTGGCGCACCTGGACCCGACCATGTTGTTCACCACCTTCCTGCTGGCGGTGGGTGCGAGCCTGCTGGCCGGCCTGCTGCCAGCGTGGCGTGCCTGCCAGATCGCACCCGCCCTGCAATTGAAAAGTAATTGA
- a CDS encoding ABC transporter permease, whose protein sequence is MELRPILSTLRRHKTTAWLLILEIALTCAIVCNAVFMIGHRLQHMHMSTGIAEHDLVQVQLAEIVPSPDVYARAEEDLAVLRQIPGVQAVALTNQLPLQGSSSNAGIKLDIAQRQPTLSAGTYFGENLPQTMGARLVAGRYLQPDEFMHADIVLKALATGDTKRLPAVTVITQAMGQRLWPGQNPLGKSFYIGPVPVRVVGVLADLARANAYDDATAHYSMILPLFFGADKDQSYVIRTRPQDREAVLKAAVAALKKADPERVVTKQRTYDELREKFFENDRAMAGILIGVIVALLTVTALGIVGLASFWVGQRRRTIGVRRALGATRGDILRYFQTENFLLATFGIVLGMVLAYGINLFLMLHYELPRLPAIYFPVGALALWAIGQLAVLGPALRASRVPPVVATRAV, encoded by the coding sequence ATGGAACTGCGACCGATACTTTCCACGCTGCGCCGGCACAAGACCACCGCCTGGCTGCTGATCCTGGAAATCGCGCTGACCTGCGCGATCGTCTGCAATGCGGTATTCATGATCGGCCACCGGCTGCAGCACATGCACATGTCCACCGGCATCGCCGAGCACGATCTGGTGCAGGTCCAACTGGCGGAGATCGTGCCCTCGCCCGACGTCTACGCGCGGGCCGAGGAGGATCTCGCCGTGCTGCGCCAGATACCGGGCGTGCAGGCGGTGGCGTTGACCAACCAGTTGCCGCTGCAGGGTTCCTCGTCGAACGCCGGGATCAAGCTGGATATCGCGCAACGCCAGCCCACGCTCAGCGCCGGCACCTATTTCGGCGAGAACCTGCCGCAGACCATGGGTGCGCGGCTGGTGGCGGGGCGTTACCTGCAACCCGACGAGTTCATGCATGCGGACATCGTGTTGAAGGCGCTGGCCACCGGCGACACGAAACGGCTGCCGGCGGTGACGGTGATCACGCAAGCCATGGGGCAGCGCCTGTGGCCAGGGCAGAATCCGCTGGGCAAGAGCTTCTATATCGGCCCGGTCCCGGTGCGGGTGGTCGGCGTGCTGGCGGATCTGGCGCGCGCCAATGCCTACGACGACGCCACCGCGCACTACTCGATGATCCTGCCGCTGTTCTTCGGAGCGGACAAGGACCAGAGCTACGTCATCCGCACCCGCCCGCAGGATCGCGAAGCCGTGCTCAAGGCCGCGGTGGCCGCGCTGAAGAAGGCCGATCCGGAACGGGTGGTGACCAAGCAGCGCACCTACGACGAGCTGCGCGAGAAATTCTTCGAGAACGACCGCGCGATGGCCGGCATCCTGATCGGCGTGATCGTGGCGCTGCTCACGGTGACCGCGCTGGGCATCGTGGGCCTGGCCAGCTTCTGGGTGGGGCAACGCCGCCGCACCATTGGCGTTCGCCGCGCTCTGGGTGCCACCCGCGGCGACATCCTGCGCTACTTCCAGACCGAGAATTTTTTGCTCGCCACCTTCGGCATCGTGCTGGGCATGGTGCTGGCCTACGGCATCAACCTGTTTCTGATGCTGCATTACGAATTGCCAAGGTTGCCGGCGATCTATTTCCCGGTCGGCGCGCTGGCGCTGTGGGCGATCGGCCAGCTCGCCGTGCTGGGGCCCGCGCTGCGTGCATCCAGAGTGCCGCCGGTGGTGGCGACGAGGGCGGTTTGA
- a CDS encoding ABC transporter permease — MFAYYLDLALRSLKRNKVLTLLMVLALALGIGATITTLAVLRLLSGDPLPQKSAQLFYPQLDPYPANRPFSRSGKRVPFLLSYVDAMNLLHAGKAPHQAAVALSQVKLTPQTQQGKPFYADGVMTTADFFPMFDAPFQYGAGWSAADDDSRAQVVVIASYLNDKLFGGANSVGRMIRIEDHDFRIIGVLRPWAPQPRFYALHLGGRDYGKGEGVFMPLQGARADGISPSTMMGYGSSIDMQHLESAQAIWLGLWVQLPTAAEAEAYREYLGHYAKQQVALGRFQKSDTALSGLMEWLRSEHVVPDDARLQAGLAFGFLLICVVNTVGLLLAKCLRRSREIGVRRALGASRGAIFAQFMVEAAIVGVAGGVLGLVFAELGLWGIRHQPAQYASLAHLDLSMFAFTFVVALAASLVAGLLPAWRACVVAPAPQLKAS, encoded by the coding sequence ATGTTCGCGTACTACCTCGACCTCGCCTTGCGCAGCCTGAAGCGCAACAAGGTGCTCACGCTGCTGATGGTGCTGGCGCTCGCGCTGGGCATCGGCGCCACGATCACCACGCTGGCCGTGTTGCGGTTGCTGTCCGGCGACCCGCTGCCGCAGAAGAGCGCGCAGCTGTTCTACCCGCAGCTGGATCCCTATCCCGCGAACCGCCCGTTCTCGCGCAGCGGCAAGCGGGTACCGTTCCTGTTGAGCTACGTCGACGCCATGAACCTGCTGCATGCCGGCAAGGCGCCGCATCAGGCGGCGGTGGCGCTGTCGCAGGTCAAGCTGACGCCGCAGACGCAGCAGGGCAAACCGTTCTATGCGGACGGCGTGATGACCACGGCGGACTTTTTTCCGATGTTCGACGCGCCGTTCCAGTACGGCGCGGGCTGGTCCGCGGCGGACGACGACAGCCGTGCGCAGGTGGTGGTGATCGCGAGCTACCTCAACGACAAGCTGTTCGGCGGCGCCAACAGTGTGGGCCGCATGATCCGCATCGAGGACCACGACTTCCGCATCATCGGCGTGCTCCGGCCCTGGGCGCCGCAGCCGCGCTTCTACGCGCTGCATCTGGGCGGGCGCGATTACGGCAAGGGCGAGGGGGTGTTCATGCCGCTGCAGGGTGCGCGTGCCGACGGCATTTCACCGAGCACCATGATGGGCTATGGGTCGTCGATCGATATGCAGCACCTGGAAAGCGCGCAGGCCATCTGGCTGGGCCTGTGGGTGCAACTGCCCACGGCGGCGGAGGCGGAGGCCTACCGCGAGTACCTGGGCCACTACGCGAAGCAGCAGGTGGCGCTGGGTCGCTTCCAGAAATCCGATACGGCGCTGTCGGGCTTGATGGAGTGGCTGCGTAGCGAGCACGTGGTGCCGGACGACGCGCGTCTGCAGGCGGGGCTGGCGTTCGGCTTCCTGCTGATCTGCGTGGTGAACACGGTGGGCCTGCTGCTGGCCAAGTGCCTGCGCCGCTCGCGCGAGATTGGCGTGCGCCGCGCGCTGGGCGCCTCGCGCGGTGCGATCTTCGCCCAGTTCATGGTCGAGGCCGCCATCGTGGGCGTGGCAGGCGGCGTGTTGGGCCTCGTCTTCGCCGAGTTGGGGCTGTGGGGCATCCGCCATCAGCCGGCGCAGTACGCCAGCCTCGCGCACCTGGACCTGTCGATGTTCGCGTTCACCTTCGTGGTGGCGCTGGCAGCCAGCCTGGTCGCTGGCCTGCTGCCTGCATGGCGCGCCTGCGTGGTGGCGCCGGCTCCGCAGTTGAAAGCGAGTTGA
- a CDS encoding ABC transporter permease, whose translation MEIRPILASLRKHRIPATLIVLEIALACAVLCNAVFMIGQRMADIHWPNAIDEQGISVITVNGTDPGHAASDIPRDLTALRGIAGVTAVAAGTSMPLDQNPALSGFTTTPDGKTTVNSSIYFLGRGGPQALGLHLLEGRFFNDDEYADSGFKGFNSTGHVLLVTQSDSQRLWPNQNALGKVLYTNGRSWTVVGVVADVLAQDPKFSGPGGRYSTVFFPLQPDGAMGDYVLRSAPQDRARVLREAMDTLSKLEPGAVLQGATYAGMRGDYFADTRSMVWMLMLVCVVMLAVTAFGIVGLTSFWVGQRRQQIGIRRAVGATRGHIMQYFQTENFLLSTAGVVLGMLLAFGINLYLMSRYEMSRMPWYYLPVSAVALWLLGQLAVLGPARRAAAVPPVVATRSV comes from the coding sequence ATGGAAATCCGACCGATACTCGCCAGCCTGCGCAAGCACCGCATCCCGGCCACCCTGATCGTGCTGGAGATCGCGCTGGCCTGCGCGGTGCTGTGCAACGCGGTGTTCATGATCGGCCAACGCATGGCCGACATCCACTGGCCGAACGCGATCGACGAGCAGGGCATCTCGGTGATTACGGTGAACGGCACCGACCCCGGGCACGCCGCCAGCGACATTCCGCGCGACCTCACCGCCCTGCGCGGCATCGCCGGGGTCACGGCGGTGGCGGCGGGCACCAGCATGCCGCTCGACCAGAATCCGGCGCTGTCAGGCTTCACCACCACGCCGGACGGCAAGACCACGGTGAACAGCTCGATCTACTTCCTCGGCCGCGGCGGCCCGCAGGCGCTCGGCCTGCATCTGCTGGAAGGGCGCTTCTTCAACGACGACGAATATGCCGACAGCGGCTTCAAGGGCTTCAACTCCACCGGCCACGTGCTGCTGGTCACGCAAAGCGACTCGCAACGCCTGTGGCCGAACCAGAACGCATTGGGCAAGGTCCTGTACACCAATGGTCGCAGCTGGACGGTGGTTGGCGTGGTCGCCGACGTGCTGGCGCAGGATCCGAAGTTCAGCGGGCCGGGCGGGCGCTATTCCACCGTGTTCTTCCCGCTGCAACCGGATGGGGCGATGGGTGACTATGTGCTGCGCAGCGCGCCGCAGGATCGCGCGCGCGTTCTGCGCGAGGCGATGGACACGCTGAGCAAGCTGGAACCGGGCGCGGTGCTGCAGGGTGCGACTTATGCCGGCATGCGCGGCGACTATTTCGCCGACACCCGCAGCATGGTGTGGATGCTGATGCTGGTGTGCGTGGTGATGCTGGCGGTCACTGCGTTCGGCATCGTCGGCCTCACCAGTTTCTGGGTCGGCCAACGGCGGCAGCAGATCGGCATCCGCCGCGCGGTGGGCGCCACCCGCGGCCACATCATGCAGTACTTCCAGACCGAGAACTTCCTGCTAAGCACCGCCGGCGTGGTGCTCGGCATGCTGCTGGCGTTCGGCATCAACCTGTACCTGATGAGCCGCTACGAGATGAGCCGCATGCCCTGGTACTACCTGCCGGTCAGCGCCGTCGCACTGTGGCTGCTCGGCCAACTCGCCGTGCTCGGCCCCGCTCGCCGCGCCGCGGCGGTGCCGCCCGTGGTGGCGACGCGGTCGGTTTGA
- a CDS encoding ABC transporter permease: MFGYYLDLALRSLKRTPILTGLMVLAIGLGIGASMTMLTVLHVMTDDPLPGRSAQLYTPHLDPLPLDYKQGGDGPDASDNLTWPDAMALLKAHRAVRQAAMAGGSLLLRPAGAGLRPFNVDGRYATADFFALFGVPFERGSGWSAADDAASAPVVVLADTLARKLFGAANAVGRMVRLGEHDYRVIGVTQDWQPSPMFYADASAKRYSDGDKFFLPLSTAVAQKLDVNGNFSGWGEDHAETRMVSPTTSWLQFWVQLDTPAQVAAYHQYLIDYSAQQKALGSFQRPPTSAKLYGLMGWLAHENLVPNDVRLQLWLALGFLFVCMLNIVALLLAKFLRRSGEISVRRALGAKRRDIFLQLGIESALIGVAGGALGLAIAQLGLWSIRQRPDDYAKLAQMDASMLLGTLVLAVLAGVLAGLLPAWRACRVPPALQLKAM, encoded by the coding sequence ATGTTCGGCTACTACCTCGACCTCGCGCTGCGCAGCCTCAAGCGCACGCCGATCCTCACCGGCCTGATGGTGCTGGCGATCGGCCTGGGCATCGGCGCGTCGATGACGATGCTGACCGTGCTGCATGTGATGACGGATGATCCGCTGCCGGGGCGCAGCGCGCAGCTGTACACGCCGCATCTCGATCCCTTGCCGCTCGACTACAAACAGGGCGGCGACGGCCCCGATGCCAGCGACAACCTCACTTGGCCCGATGCGATGGCGCTGCTCAAGGCGCATCGCGCCGTGCGGCAGGCGGCGATGGCGGGCGGCTCGCTGCTGCTGCGCCCGGCAGGCGCAGGACTGCGACCGTTTAATGTGGATGGCCGCTATGCGACGGCGGATTTTTTCGCGCTGTTCGGCGTGCCGTTCGAACGCGGCAGCGGCTGGAGCGCGGCGGACGATGCGGCCAGTGCGCCGGTGGTGGTGCTGGCCGACACGCTGGCACGCAAGTTGTTCGGCGCAGCGAATGCGGTGGGGCGCATGGTGCGGCTGGGCGAGCACGACTACCGCGTGATCGGAGTGACGCAGGATTGGCAGCCATCGCCCATGTTTTACGCGGATGCCTCGGCCAAGCGCTACAGCGATGGCGACAAGTTCTTCCTGCCGCTGTCGACCGCCGTGGCCCAGAAGCTGGATGTCAACGGCAACTTCAGCGGCTGGGGCGAGGATCATGCCGAAACGCGCATGGTCAGCCCGACCACCAGCTGGCTGCAGTTCTGGGTGCAATTGGACACCCCTGCGCAGGTGGCGGCCTATCACCAATACCTGATCGACTATTCCGCGCAGCAGAAGGCGCTGGGCAGCTTCCAGCGCCCGCCGACGAGCGCGAAGCTGTATGGCCTGATGGGCTGGCTGGCGCACGAGAACCTGGTGCCGAACGATGTGCGCCTGCAACTGTGGCTGGCGCTGGGCTTCCTGTTCGTTTGCATGCTCAACATCGTGGCCTTGCTGCTGGCGAAGTTTCTGCGCCGCAGCGGCGAGATCAGCGTGCGCCGCGCGTTGGGGGCGAAGCGGCGCGACATCTTCCTGCAGCTCGGCATCGAGTCCGCGCTGATCGGCGTGGCTGGTGGCGCCTTGGGACTTGCCATCGCCCAGCTGGGTCTGTGGAGCATCCGCCAGCGCCCGGACGACTACGCGAAGTTGGCGCAGATGGACGCATCAATGTTGCTTGGCACGCTGGTGCTGGCTGTGCTCGCCGGCGTGCTGGCCGGCCTGCTGCCAGCGTGGCGTGCCTGCAGGGTGCCGCCGGCGCTGCAGTTGAAAGCCATGTAG
- a CDS encoding ABC transporter permease, translating into MQIGPILSTLRHHKLTASLLTLQVAFTCAIVCNVAFMVVNRVRQVSLPSGLAESELSVLKVAGIDQGENPQARHAMDLAVLRAIPGVQTAVAVDSLPLGRDDSTYGTCGSQQAWNHAMAVRSLNGVDGCVNPSVYSGSPGELSALGLRLAAGRDFLPDEYAQAKPGYVAANVPSAIITRSLATKLYPGRDALGQSLYMGGRSPMRIVGVVENLLRPRLREPGVNQYSVLLPSVPGDHAVAYVLRSAPQDRERVLASAVETLTRLDPNRLIPPDGVRTYTQIRHDYFQRDTTMIGLLIASALGLLFVTALGIAGLANFWVQQRTRSIGIRRAIGATRSDILRYFQTENLLIVTAGIVLGVLLAVLLNLLLMTHYELPRLPLWYLPVGALVLWALGQLSVLSPALRAAQVPPVVATRSI; encoded by the coding sequence ATGCAAATCGGACCGATTCTTTCCACCCTGCGTCACCACAAGCTCACTGCCAGCCTGCTGACGCTGCAGGTGGCCTTCACCTGCGCCATCGTCTGCAACGTGGCCTTCATGGTGGTGAATCGGGTGCGCCAGGTAAGCCTGCCGAGTGGACTCGCCGAGAGCGAGCTGTCGGTGTTGAAAGTTGCCGGGATCGACCAGGGGGAGAATCCGCAGGCGCGACATGCGATGGATCTGGCGGTCCTGCGTGCGATTCCCGGCGTGCAAACGGCGGTGGCGGTGGACAGCCTGCCGCTCGGCCGCGACGATTCCACCTATGGCACCTGTGGCAGCCAGCAGGCGTGGAACCACGCGATGGCGGTGCGCTCGCTCAATGGCGTGGACGGCTGCGTGAATCCAAGCGTCTACAGCGGCTCGCCGGGCGAGTTGAGTGCGTTGGGCCTGCGACTGGCCGCCGGGCGCGATTTCCTACCGGACGAATACGCACAGGCAAAACCCGGCTACGTCGCAGCCAACGTACCCAGCGCCATCATCACCCGCAGTCTGGCGACGAAGTTGTACCCCGGACGGGACGCGCTGGGGCAGAGCCTCTACATGGGCGGGCGCTCGCCAATGCGCATCGTCGGTGTGGTGGAAAACTTGTTGCGCCCGCGCCTGCGCGAGCCCGGTGTCAATCAATACAGCGTGTTGCTGCCCTCGGTTCCCGGCGATCATGCGGTGGCCTACGTGCTGCGCAGCGCGCCGCAGGATCGCGAGCGCGTGCTCGCGTCGGCGGTTGAAACGTTGACGCGGCTCGATCCCAATCGCTTGATACCGCCGGATGGCGTGCGCACCTACACCCAGATCCGCCACGACTACTTCCAGCGCGACACCACCATGATCGGCCTGCTGATCGCCTCCGCGCTGGGCCTGCTGTTCGTCACCGCGCTGGGCATCGCGGGGCTGGCGAATTTCTGGGTGCAGCAGCGCACGCGCAGCATCGGCATCCGCCGTGCCATCGGCGCCACGCGCAGTGACATCCTGCGCTATTTCCAGACCGAGAACTTGCTGATCGTCACCGCCGGCATCGTGCTGGGCGTGTTGCTAGCGGTGCTGCTCAATCTGCTGCTGATGACGCACTACGAGTTGCCGCGCCTGCCGCTGTGGTACCTGCCGGTTGGTGCGCTGGTGCTGTGGGCGCTGGGGCAGCTCTCGGTGCTGTCGCCGGCGCTGCGCGCCGCGCAGGTGCCGCCGGTGGTGGCCACACGGTCAATATGA